TTTGTCGGCAACTCGGAAAATGCGGTGCGCAGCCAGGTCTATGTGGCGATGATCGTCCACCTGCTGCTGGCGTACCTGAAGTTCCGCTCCAAGATCGGTTGGAGCCTCCAGGAGATGATCCAGTTGCTCCAGCTCAATGTCTTCAAGCGTACGGACCTGGAGGCGTTCTTCAAGCCGCCAGGGAAAATCTCAAAGATCGATGCCAGTTATCCGCTGCTGGCAATGGCGAGTTAACCGGACAGCAATGATTAGATTTCAAGCTCCCGCGGCGTTCGCCGCGTGGCCCCGCCTGGAGCGTGGCCGTCCTTATAACTGGGGCGCGAAAATGAAAGAATTTTCTGCTCCCAGTAATATCAGCTCCCAGTGGTGGGGCGTATCGAGTCCGCGCGATAGCGGGCGATTTCAGCCAGATGCTGTCCGCATTGTGCGGGTGCAAGGCGGGACCCTACTAAAGAACGATGGAAAAAGCTTCCCCTTTCTCGGTTTCGCGGACAAGAGCCTTCCCTCCCATTATTTCCAGGATTTCGGCGACCGGGGTGTTAGCCCCACTGAGCCGGCGCGCCTGGGGCGTTAACCAGACCGTGACATTCTGATCATCCTGTCGTCACATGGAATCCGTAAGCAGAATCTCTTGAAGCGTTGGATGCTTTTGCGCCATGAACGCGGGTCCGGCCCTGTCTGGATGAAGGCCATCCGGCCCGCCAATCCATCAGGAGATTCATTCCATGCACCGATTGATTCCCGCCATTATGTTCGTATTCGTCGTGTGTTTTTTCGCTACTGCCGCCATGGCGCAGGAGGACTGCCCGCGCGGGGCGCTGGATAAACGGTTCTGCGACCGTGACGGTGATCTCGTGGCCGACGCGCCGACCGATCAGTCCGAGCTCGTCGACCCCGACACCCTCATTTTCGCCTACACCCCGGTTGAGGATCCCGAGGTGTACCGCGGCGTGTGGGAAGATTTCCTTGCGCACATGAGCAAGGTGACCGGTAAGAAGATCGTGTTCTTCCCCGTGCAGTCAAACGCGGCCCAGCTGGAAGCCATGCGCGCCGGACGCCTGCACGTTGCAGGTTTCAACACGGGGTCCAACCCCATTGCCGTGAACTGCGCCGGTTTCGTGCCCTTTGCCATGATGGCGGCCAAGGACGGCTCCTTTGGCTATGAGATGGAGATCGTCACGCATGTGGACTCCGGCATCAAGGAGGTCGAGGACATCAGGGGCAAGAGCCTGGCCTTCACCCAGCCCACCTCCAATTCCGGCTTCAAGGCGCCTTCGGCCATTCTCAAGGCGGAGTTCGGCATGGAGGCGGAAAAAGACTTCACGCCTTCGTTCTCCGGCAAGCACGACAACTCGATTCTCGGCGCCGTGAACAAGGACTACGACGCAGCCGCCGTGGCCAACTCAGTACTGAACCGTATGATCGAGCGCGGTGTGGTGGATGCTTCGCAACTGCGCACAGTATACAAGTCCCAGACCTTTCCCACCACCGGCTACGGCCACGCATACAACCTGAAGCCCGAGCTGGCCGAGAAGGTCAAGGAAGCTTTCTTTACCTACGAGTGGGCAGGATCGCCTCTGGCCGAAGAATTCAGCAAGAGCGGTGAGGAGCAGTTCATTCCGATCACCTATAAGGAGCACTGGGCCGTCATCCGCACCATCGACGAGGCCAACAACGTCTCCTACGACTGCCAGTAAGCGCCACGACATGCTGCACATCCAAAACCTGTCCAAACGGTATTCCACCGGCGACCTGGCGTTGTCGGACGTGTCGCTCGAGGTCGATGCAGGGCGAGTCGTCGCCCTCATCGGCCCCAGCGGCGCGGGCAAGAGCACGCTGCTCCGCTGCGTGAACCGACTCGTCGAGCCCACCAGCGGGTCGGTCTTTCTGGGAGAAGCCGAATTGACGCGCCTGCGCGGCGGAGCACTGCGCGCCGCCCGGCGCCGCATCGGCATGATCTTCCAGGAATACGCCCTGGTGGAGCGGCTCACGGTCATGGAGAACGTCCTCTCCGGCCAGCTGGGGTATGTGGGGTTCTGGCGCAGCTTGACGCGGCGTTTTCCCCAGGCCGCGGTCGAGGACGCTTTTCGACTGCTCGACCGCGTGGGCCTGGGCGAGTTCGCGGACAAGCGCGCCGACGCCCTTTCCGGAGGGCAGCGCCAGCGGGTGGGAATTGCCCGGGCGCTGATCCAGCGCCCGGACCTGCTGCTCGTGGACGAACCCACGGCCAGTCTGGACCCGAAGACCGCCTTGCAGATCATGCGGCTCATCGTGGAACTGAGCAGGGAACGCGATCTGCCGGTCATCATCAACCTGCACGACGTGAACCTTGCGCGGACCTTCGCCGACTCCATCGTAGGGCTGCGCCTTGGCCGTATCGTCTTCCAGGGCCAGGCCTGTGAGATAACCGTCCAGACCCTCAACGAGATATACGGCGAGGAGGACTGGAGCGCGACCCTGACCCACCAGACATCCAGGGAAGAGGAAGCCGATCTCCTGAAAAGTGCCTCCCGGCTGGAGCTGCTCACGGCGGATGTGCACTCATGACCGGTTCATGGTCGAAAATTCGGTTTAAACCACACTCGGGGATTCGAACGTGAGCGAGATCGCAGCTGCAGCTCCGCGCACATGGAGACGGCCCAAGCTCATTCCGGACGCACGGTTGCGCTGGGGGCTTGTCGTCCTGGCGCTGGCCTACGTCTTCCTGGCGCTCATGGATGTGGACGTCAACTGGCCGCGGGTCATGGAAGGCCTCGGGCGGGCGGTGCAGTTCCTCCAGGCGTTCGCCCAGCCCGACTTCGTCACCCGGTGGAGCGAGATCAACGAGGGCATCCGGGAGAGTCTGGCCATGACTTTCACCTCCACGGCCCTGGGCATTCTCCTGTCCATTCCCGTTGGGATCGGAGCGGCGCGGAACATGGCGCCCATTCCCGTCTACCTCGTCTGTCGCGGCATTATCACCGTATCCCGCACGTTTCAGGAGGTGATCATCGCCATCTTCATGGTGGCCATGTTCGGGTTCGGCCCCCTCGCGGGGATGGTCACGTTGTCTTTCGCCACCATCGGGTTTCTGGCCAAACTCCTGGCCGAGGACATAGAGGACATCGACCCCACGCAGGTGGAGGCCATACGCGCCACCGGCGCCGGCTGGATGCAGGTCGTGGTCTACAGCGTGTCGCCGCAGGTCATGCCGCGTCTGGTCGGTCTGTCCATGTACCGGCTCGACATCAACTTCCGCGAATCGGCCGTCATCGGCATCGTTGGCGCGGGCGGCATTGGCGCCACACTGAATACGGCCTTCAACCGGTATGAGTACGATACGGCCGCGGCCATCATCATTCTCATCATCCTGATCGTGCTGCTGGCCGAGTACGCATCCGGAGTAATTCGCAAAAGGTTGCAGTAATGGCGACGTTTGAGTGCGATGGAAAACGGTGCTGGCGGTATCTGGAGCCACGCCAGAGCCTGTGGATGTGGCTGGGCTGGCTGCTGACAGTGGCCGTGCTGGTGGTGAGCCTGCGGGCAATCGACGAGTCCACCATGTGGATATTCGTGTGGGACGCGGCCTCCCGCGGTGCGGACATCGCCGAACGCATGACCCCGCCGCGCTGGTCGTACATGAGCGTGCTGTGGAAGCCGTTGTGGGATACCATCAACATCGCCACGCTGGGCACGCTGCTCGGCATGGTGGTGTCGTTTCCGGTGGCGTTTCTGGCTGCGCGCAACACCACGCCGAGCGCGGTGTTCGTTCGCCCGCTCGCGCTGCTGGTCATCGTGTCGTCGCGCTCCATCAACTCACTTATCTGGGCGATACTGCTGGTGACGATCATCGGCCCGGGACTGCTGGCGGGAATCATCGCCATCGCCCTGCGGTCTATCGGGTTTCTCGGCAAGCTGACGTACGAGGCCATCGAGGAGATCGACCCCGTCCAGGTGGAAGCGGTTGCAGCCACCGGAGCAAGCCCGGCGCAGGTGCTGGACTACGCCATTATTCCCCAGATAATGCCTGCATTTGCAGGGATTTCCGTCTATCGTTGGGATATCAACATTCGCGAATCCACGGTGCTCGGGCTGGTTGGCGCTGGCGGCATAGGGTTGCAGCTGCAATCGTCGCTGAACATCCTTGCCTGGAATCAGGTGACGCTCATTCTGCTGATGATCCTGGCGACGGTCATCGCCAGCGAGTGGGTCAGCGCCAAGGTCCGCCACGCCATCATCTGAGCTCATTCTGCACCCTGCATCGGGTTCATCGGGAGCGCTTTCTGAGGCCGCGACATCGGAACGTGTCGGATTCGCATTCAACATCCATTCTCCGGCGCACGAATAAAGGGCGGAATTCCAGATGGAACTCCGCCCTTTGATGGATGTATTCTTGCCAGATTACCGTGCGATCATGGCGCGCAGCAGATCGGCGCTGCCCTCGGTATTGTGGCTCATGGAGTGCATGGCCTCGGCGAAGTGGATGAGTTGATGGATGTCCTTGAACTCCATGTCCGAGTTGTAGATCTGGATGACGATGGCGTCCTTGGCATGGCCGGTCTTCTTGTGCTGAGAGCGCACGTCGCGGATTTTGTTCTTGGTGCCGTTGCGGTCGTAGTGCTCTCCGTGAAGGAGGCCCACTGTGGATTCGAGCGCCGGCCGCAGGAGCTTTACCGTCTGCACGGATTCGGACACGAGATCCAGCAAACCTTGCTGGAATTGCTCGGGAATCGTCATCCGTCGCATGAGCAGCCAGTTCATGGCCACCTGGCCTTCGTCCAGGATGTTGTCCTGCATGCGCGTGTAGTTGAAGAAAATGGTCTTGTCCACGGGCATGAACAAACCGCGCGGCAAATGGTTGCGGATACTCCGCTTGATCTTGTCAGCCTTGTCCTCCAGTTCGTCCACCTCCAGGGACAATTCCTTGAACTCCCGGCAGACGCCGCCGCCGGCGATGTAGCAGACCAGGGATTCCTCGATGGGATCGCAACCCTGGGCGATTTTGTCGTAGTGCTCCAGAAGGCTCTTCAGCGGAGAGCGCGGAGAAACAAGTCCGAAAAACGGTATACGCAATGACATGGGAGCCTCCTCACAATCGGCGACGGCCGATGTCAATTCTCTCTAGGTCAGAGTCCATTTGAGTATCTGAAAAATCACGATACTCGTGAAAGCGGCAATAGGCACGGTGAGCACCCAGTATAGCACGATTTTGCCGAGTACGCGGAAGTCCACGGCGGCGAAGCCGCGCGCCAGCCCCACGCCCACCACGGAGCCGACAGCGGCATGGGTAGTGGAAACGGGCATGCCCAAGGACGACGCCGCCAGCACTGTGGAAGCCGCGCCGAAGTCCACGGCAAAGCCGCGGGTGTTGGTCAGCGTGGTGATGCGTTCGCCCACTGTGGCGATGACGCGGCGGCCCAGAAGGGCGATGCCCAGAGCGATACCGGCGCCGCCGATGATGAGCAGGAACAGCGGCACTTCCGCTTTAGGCAGCAGTTCGTGGTGCCTGGCGATCATGAAAATGGCGGCTACGGGACCGATGGCGTTGGCCACGTCGTTGGCCCCCTGGGACACGGCCACGTAGCAGGACGTACCGATCTGCATGCGGCGGAAAATACCCTCCACGCCGTCCACATCGCTGGTGAGCCTGGCGCAGAGGCGGTTGACGACGAGTTGCGCCGGAACCCACGCTGCTGCGCAGAAAAAGAGTATGATAGCCAGACGAACGATGAAGGACATTTCCAGCCCTTTTCCCATGGGCGTTTTGTACATGAAGGACATGCCCAGCAGGAACACTGTGAGCGCGATCCATCTCGGCGCCCATCGTCTGGCTCGTTCCAGCAGATCCGGTTTGGCGAGAATGCGCGAGCGGATAACCGAGAAAACCCCGTAGGCTATGAGGCCGCCGAAAAGTGGCGAGATGATCCAGGAAAGCACCACGCCGATCATCGTGTACCAATTGACCACACCGGGGCCGCCGGCCACGAGGCCGAAACCCAGAATGGCCCCCACTATGGAGTGCGTGGACGAGACCGGCAGCGAGGTGAGCGTGGCGATGAGCACCCAGATGCCCGCCGAGACAAGCGCTGCGAACATGCCCAGCATGACTATCGTGGGGTCGTCGATGACCGCAGGGTTGATGATTCCCTTACTGATGGTCGCGGTGACATGCGAGCCGAGGAAAACAGCGCCGACGAAGTTGAGAATGCCGGCGATGTAGACAGCTTGTTTGACGGTAATCGCACGCGCGCCTACGGCGGAGGCCATGGAGTTCGCAACGTCGTTGGCCCCCAGGTTGAAGGCCATGAGCAAGCCTGCGCCGACGGAAAGGACGAGAAAGATGTCGAAGAGCATGGGCCGGTTTATTGTCCCGTGTTGTTCGGAGTCGTTTGATGCGTGGTGTGGTGAGGCTTCGGAGTTGACTGCCTCCAAAGCCGAAAAGTATGAATCAGCTACAATCCACGCCCAGTCCGGTCAACAGGAAATTGTAACAGCTGGCATGAAATTGTAACAAACATCTTGTAGTTTTGGAAAAAAACAATACAGGCCAGGATCATGCCCAAATATTCATTTCGTTCCAAAATATTCGTTGCGTTTCTTTTTTTGGTACTGGCCTTTATGGTCCTCACCGTCCTGATTTATGGACAACGGATCGAATCGCAGCTCCAGAAAGAGACTGTGGAGCGCGCAAAACGGAACATCGATCTTGTCGCGCTTCTTCTGGAAGAACGCCGGGCCGCTCAGGAAACGGACGGCCTTGATCCCTGGATCTCCCGCATCGGGGCGCGGCTGGGGGTTCGCATCACATACATGGAAGATGGACGCGTCCTGGCAGACTCCAACGTGCCGAGCGCGGAAGTGCCGGACATGGAAGACCATTCCACTCGGCCCGAGGTCGTCCAGGCCCTTGAGCAGGCAGTCGGCATTGCCAAGCGCCACAGCGCGACTCTGAACAGGGACCTCATCTACGCGGCCAGGCAGGTGCCCGGCGGCGTGCTGCGTGTCGCTGTGCCCATGGCGGACGTGGAGGCCAGGCGTGCGGGCATGGTCTCGGCGTTGTTGTGGTCCATGCCTTTCGCCGTCCTTGCCGCGCTGGGCATCGGCTTTGTGCTGTCCCGCTCTCTCACCAGGTCCATAAGCCAGTTTTCGGAAGCGGCGCGGGCCATCGGGGAAGGGCGCTACGGGGACAGGCTCCGGGTATATCCCGGCAGCGAGTTCAAAACACTGGCAGATGCAGTCAACCGCATGGCCTCGGATATTCAGTCGCATATCAAGGAATTGCAGGATGAGCAGGGACAGCGGGCCGCGCTGTTCGACTCCCTGAGCGAGGGGGTGCTCGTCGTGGACAGCAGCGGGGCCATCCGCGACTGGAACCCGGCGTTCGCCCGAATGGTATCCGGCGAGACGCTCCTCAAAGGCAAGAGCCTTCTGGAGGTGATGCTTGAGCCGCGGCTGCAACGGCTCGTGGACGAAGTGATCAAGAATCCGGAGTACGATGGGAGACGGATGCTGAGTTTCCGGTATGGGGAGAGGGAACTCGAACTCATGGTGGAGCCGTTTCATGACGTGGCCCAAGAGCGCAAGATAGTTGTCGTGATGCGCGATATGACCGAACTGCGCCGGCTGGAGGCCATTCGCAGTGATTTTGTGGCCAATGTCTCCCACGAGATGCGAACGCCGCTCACCAATATCCGCGGCTACGCCGAAACATTGCAGGACATGGAGGGGCTGCCTGAATCCTGCGACCGGTTCATATCAGTCATCATAAAAAATGTCGGACAGATGACGCGCATCGTCTCCGACTTGCTGCAGCTCACCAGGCTGGAGCACGAGAGCGGCGCCATCGAGTCTTCATCGGTGCATGCTCCCACGGCGCTGAATGACGCCTTCTCCTCCCTGGAGTACGCGGCGCGTGAGAAGGGCGTGCGCATTGAACGGGACATTGCTCCGGATGCGGAATACGTCATGAGCGACCGACAGGGGCTGGAGACCGTTTTCCGCAACCTGCTGGACAACGCCGTCCGCCATAGCCCGGAGGGCGAGGTGGTCATTGTGCGCGGGGTGCGTGAGGGCGATGTCTGCGTCTATGAGGTTCGTGATTTCGGCGCGGGCGTGCCCAAGGGCCTCGAAGGGCGCATATTCGAGCGTTTCTACCGCGCTCCGGAGGTGCGCAACGCCCACAGGGGGGGCTCCGGCCTGGGGCTGGCCCTTTGCCACCACACCCTGCGCGCGCATGGCGGGTCCATCGAGGTGGTCGCTCCGGAAGACGGCGCAGGCGCCGTGTTCCGCTTTACGCTTCGGGCTGCGGACTCCGCTGAGGAAGGAGAGACGTCCCTCTCGTAATGCTGTGCTGCCGGCTGCACGTTTGGTTCACACGCCGGCGCGGCGGGTCAGAAAGTGGGCAAATGGCGCTTCGGAGTCGCCGCCGTCTTACGATGTGGACGCTTCAGGAGTCTTCTGCGTCTGCGGTCAGGTCGTCCTCGATGCATTCATTGGCCGTGTCGGAATCCTGTATGGGGCCGCTTTTTTCGTCGAGCGTCCGGGTGACCATATCGCGCAGGGCCTCCAGGTCCACGGGCTTTGCCAGATAGTTGTTCATGCCGGCATCCAGGAACCGTTGCTTGTCCCCGGCCATGGCGCAGGCGGTAAGGGCTATAATGGGCACTCCGCAGACGCGGGAGCCGGCCTCGCCGCGGCGGATGGCCATGGTGGCGGCCACGCCGTCCAGCACAGGCATCTGCACGTCCATGAGCACGCAGTCCACGGTAGATTTCGAAAGCACGTCGATGGCTTCCTGTCCGTTGCCGGCGGCGTACACTCCATACCCGAACATTTCGATCATCTTGCTGATGGAAAAAAGACTGACCTCATCGTCTTCCACGACGAGGACCGTGGGCTTCGTTCCGAATTCGCCCGGCTCTTCGCGCAGCGGCAACGCCTCTTCAGTGTCCTCCGGAATGCCAAAGGGGAGGGAGATATACATGGTGGTGCCGCGGTCGGGTGTGTTGTCAATGGCCATTTCGCCGTTCATCATCTGCACCAGGCGGCGTACGATGGAAAGGCCGAGCCCCGCGCCCTGATGTTTCCTGATATACGAGCCTTCGGCCTGAACAAAGGGGTCGAATATCTTCTTCAGGGCGTCGTCCGTGATGCCGGGACCTGTATCGTGTATCGAGAACAGCACGCGGAGTCTGGACGCATCGCCATATCGCAAAGGCGCGGCTTCAATCCGGACGCTTCCCTTTTCCGTGAACTTGACGGCATTGCCCGCAACATTGAACAGCACCTGGCGCAGTCGCGTCTCGTCGCCCACCAGGCTGGGCGGCATATCCTCTCGTACATGGAACGTCAGTGTCAGGCCCTTGCTTTTTGTTGTCAGCTCGAACACTTCCATGACGGAACTTTTGATTTCATCGATACCGAAAATGGATTCCTGCAGGCAGAGCTTGCCAGCCTCGATGCGGGAGAGGTCCAGAATGTCGGAGAGTAGATTTGTGAGCCGTTTTGACGATTTGATGGCAGTGCCGACATAGTCGAGCTGTTCATCGGACAGCTCAGTGGTTTCCAACAACTGGAGCATGCCCAGGACGCCGTTCAGCGGCGTGCGGATCTCGTGGCTCATGTTGGCGAGGAATTCGGATTTGGTGCGCGTCGCCGCCTCGGCCTGGTCTTTGGCCTTCATGAGCTGCTCTTCGCTTTCGCGCAGGCTGTCTTCCACTTTTTTGCGATATGCCACCTCCTCGCGCAGGCGGGCAGTGGCCTCCCCCAGTTCCATGGCCTGGCGTTCCGCCAGCAGAAGCTTCTCGTGCACCGACGATTCGTAATACTCGAACCGCAGCATATCCATCTGTCGGCGTATGATTCTGTTGTGCGCCTGTATGAGGTTGGCGTCCGGGACGCCGGTATGCGTCGCGTCCATCGGGAACGAACTGAAGACGTTTTTCGAAAAGTCGTCTTCCATCCGGGCCAGTTTCGCATGGGCGCCCCAATTGCCGTAACAGCTGTAGGCCTGCTGCCAGTATGTGAGCGCCGCCAGGTCGTTGCCCAGCGTTCTCCACAGCTGGGCGGCCCGCTCGTTGGCCAGGCCTTCCCATTGTTTGAACCCCGCTGCGCCGGCGCTTTCCACGGCCTGGTCGTACAGCGAGACGGCCTGCGCAGTGTGGCCCTGTATGCGCGCAGACTCGGCGCAGGCGAGCAGGTATTTGTGCTCGAAGTTCGCCGGGTTGTGCTCCGCCCAGGACCGGAACCTTTCGAGCGTGGCCTCCACCTCCGCGCTCCACGTATGCCGCATGGACGGCTCGGCGTGCTCGTACAGCCCGGTCATCACCAGCAGTTTTGCGAACAGGTGCTCGGGCCACGGCAGCAGCCCCTGAGTGCCCACGGTGTAGAGGATCGGGTCCGCCTCCTCCGCCAGTGTCAGGGCGCGTTCCAGATCACCCATGACCAGATGGTAGGACGTGCGCAGGACCTTGTAGATGCACAGGACCTGGATGTTGTGGCGGGACTCGACATTGCGCAGGAACTCCTGTTCGTTCCACTTGTCAGTGTCGCGCTGCCGTTCCGCAAGATCCCTGAAGGCGCTGATTCCGCCTTCGAGGAGGTCTATGGCCCACTGGTTCAGGCGGGTCCGGCTGAAATCGAGCGACTGCTCGGACTCCTTGATGAGCAAATCCAATGGCATGCCGCGGTAATAATTGCAGTACATGTTGTGGCCAAAGGCATAGGCTGCGTACTGCAGATTCCCGGAGCGCAGGCCGATGTCGTAGGCGTCGCCGTAGTCCTTGCTGCTGTGGGCCAGTGGATTGAACCAGAAACGGGCCGAGCTGCCGATCATCAGGTAGAACACGCTGATGTCCGAGGGCGAGTTGAACGTGCTGCTCATGAGCTTTTCCGCCAATGCCGTGAACTCGCGAGCCGTTTCGAAGTCGTTCCGCACCCAGATGAGCAGGCCGGCGAATGCCGTGTGGCTATAACCTATCTGGGGAAGATTGCCGTAGCGTATGGTGAGGTCGACCACCTTGGGGACAATTACGGACCAGAGCCGCTGGTGCGAGCGGTAGCAGGGGGGCCCCATGGTGATGAGCAGCTTTGTCGCCGTACGCATTTCCGGGTGGCTCATGACCGGCAGATCGAACAGGGAGGCGACGGAGCGTTCTTCGAGACTTATGAGCACGGCGGTGATCTTTCTGTCGCGTTCCGCCTCGTAATCGTCTTCGGGCAGAGTGATTCCCAGCATGGACAAGCCTTCCCGGCCGGCTGCAATGGCCTCGGCGTACCTGGCCAGCAGTGTGTACTGCACGATGAGCGCGTTCAAGGCCTCGGCTTTGTCCACATCGGAATCCGCATGGGCCACGGCCGTGCGGATGTGCTGTTGGGCAATGTGCTGGTCGCCCTCCAGAAACTCGGTTTCCGACCACTCCTTGTACAGGCTCAGGGCGAGGTCGTTGTGTTCCCGCCACATGAAGGCTGAAAAATCGGCGTTCTCGAAGAAGCTGCCGGCGGCGCGGTGGTACTGCAGGGCGGAGTCGTATGCGATGGCAGTCCTGGCCTTGCGGGCGGCATTCACGTTGAGCCGCACCAGCGCCATTTTTTCGGCGGTGTCGGCAATGAACTCCATGCCGGCGTTCAGGTGCTCCGTGACCTCGAAGATGCGCTCCTGGAGTACATCCGGTTCGAGTTTCTGGAGGAGCAGCCTGCCAATGTACGCCTGCACCTGCGGCAGCATGTCTTCATCTATCAGGCTGTGCGCAGCCTGCTGAACTCGGTCGTGAACGAACATGAGTTCCGCGTGTCCGGTGCCGCCGCTTTTGGCATGGGGGTTAACAGGGATGAGGAGTCCCTGG
This genomic window from Oceanidesulfovibrio indonesiensis contains:
- the phnD gene encoding phosphate/phosphite/phosphonate ABC transporter substrate-binding protein, with the translated sequence MHRLIPAIMFVFVVCFFATAAMAQEDCPRGALDKRFCDRDGDLVADAPTDQSELVDPDTLIFAYTPVEDPEVYRGVWEDFLAHMSKVTGKKIVFFPVQSNAAQLEAMRAGRLHVAGFNTGSNPIAVNCAGFVPFAMMAAKDGSFGYEMEIVTHVDSGIKEVEDIRGKSLAFTQPTSNSGFKAPSAILKAEFGMEAEKDFTPSFSGKHDNSILGAVNKDYDAAAVANSVLNRMIERGVVDASQLRTVYKSQTFPTTGYGHAYNLKPELAEKVKEAFFTYEWAGSPLAEEFSKSGEEQFIPITYKEHWAVIRTIDEANNVSYDCQ
- the phnC gene encoding phosphonate ABC transporter ATP-binding protein; translation: MLHIQNLSKRYSTGDLALSDVSLEVDAGRVVALIGPSGAGKSTLLRCVNRLVEPTSGSVFLGEAELTRLRGGALRAARRRIGMIFQEYALVERLTVMENVLSGQLGYVGFWRSLTRRFPQAAVEDAFRLLDRVGLGEFADKRADALSGGQRQRVGIARALIQRPDLLLVDEPTASLDPKTALQIMRLIVELSRERDLPVIINLHDVNLARTFADSIVGLRLGRIVFQGQACEITVQTLNEIYGEEDWSATLTHQTSREEEADLLKSASRLELLTADVHS
- the phnE gene encoding phosphonate ABC transporter, permease protein PhnE: MSEIAAAAPRTWRRPKLIPDARLRWGLVVLALAYVFLALMDVDVNWPRVMEGLGRAVQFLQAFAQPDFVTRWSEINEGIRESLAMTFTSTALGILLSIPVGIGAARNMAPIPVYLVCRGIITVSRTFQEVIIAIFMVAMFGFGPLAGMVTLSFATIGFLAKLLAEDIEDIDPTQVEAIRATGAGWMQVVVYSVSPQVMPRLVGLSMYRLDINFRESAVIGIVGAGGIGATLNTAFNRYEYDTAAAIIILIILIVLLAEYASGVIRKRLQ
- the phnE gene encoding phosphonate ABC transporter, permease protein PhnE: MATFECDGKRCWRYLEPRQSLWMWLGWLLTVAVLVVSLRAIDESTMWIFVWDAASRGADIAERMTPPRWSYMSVLWKPLWDTINIATLGTLLGMVVSFPVAFLAARNTTPSAVFVRPLALLVIVSSRSINSLIWAILLVTIIGPGLLAGIIAIALRSIGFLGKLTYEAIEEIDPVQVEAVAATGASPAQVLDYAIIPQIMPAFAGISVYRWDINIRESTVLGLVGAGGIGLQLQSSLNILAWNQVTLILLMILATVIASEWVSAKVRHAII
- a CDS encoding DUF47 domain-containing protein; the encoded protein is MSLRIPFFGLVSPRSPLKSLLEHYDKIAQGCDPIEESLVCYIAGGGVCREFKELSLEVDELEDKADKIKRSIRNHLPRGLFMPVDKTIFFNYTRMQDNILDEGQVAMNWLLMRRMTIPEQFQQGLLDLVSESVQTVKLLRPALESTVGLLHGEHYDRNGTKNKIRDVRSQHKKTGHAKDAIVIQIYNSDMEFKDIHQLIHFAEAMHSMSHNTEGSADLLRAMIAR
- a CDS encoding inorganic phosphate transporter, which encodes MLFDIFLVLSVGAGLLMAFNLGANDVANSMASAVGARAITVKQAVYIAGILNFVGAVFLGSHVTATISKGIINPAVIDDPTIVMLGMFAALVSAGIWVLIATLTSLPVSSTHSIVGAILGFGLVAGGPGVVNWYTMIGVVLSWIISPLFGGLIAYGVFSVIRSRILAKPDLLERARRWAPRWIALTVFLLGMSFMYKTPMGKGLEMSFIVRLAIILFFCAAAWVPAQLVVNRLCARLTSDVDGVEGIFRRMQIGTSCYVAVSQGANDVANAIGPVAAIFMIARHHELLPKAEVPLFLLIIGGAGIALGIALLGRRVIATVGERITTLTNTRGFAVDFGAASTVLAASSLGMPVSTTHAAVGSVVGVGLARGFAAVDFRVLGKIVLYWVLTVPIAAFTSIVIFQILKWTLT
- a CDS encoding HAMP domain-containing sensor histidine kinase; this encodes MVLTVLIYGQRIESQLQKETVERAKRNIDLVALLLEERRAAQETDGLDPWISRIGARLGVRITYMEDGRVLADSNVPSAEVPDMEDHSTRPEVVQALEQAVGIAKRHSATLNRDLIYAARQVPGGVLRVAVPMADVEARRAGMVSALLWSMPFAVLAALGIGFVLSRSLTRSISQFSEAARAIGEGRYGDRLRVYPGSEFKTLADAVNRMASDIQSHIKELQDEQGQRAALFDSLSEGVLVVDSSGAIRDWNPAFARMVSGETLLKGKSLLEVMLEPRLQRLVDEVIKNPEYDGRRMLSFRYGERELELMVEPFHDVAQERKIVVVMRDMTELRRLEAIRSDFVANVSHEMRTPLTNIRGYAETLQDMEGLPESCDRFISVIIKNVGQMTRIVSDLLQLTRLEHESGAIESSSVHAPTALNDAFSSLEYAAREKGVRIERDIAPDAEYVMSDRQGLETVFRNLLDNAVRHSPEGEVVIVRGVREGDVCVYEVRDFGAGVPKGLEGRIFERFYRAPEVRNAHRGGSGLGLALCHHTLRAHGGSIEVVAPEDGAGAVFRFTLRAADSAEEGETSLS